In Rhodovulum sulfidophilum DSM 1374, the following are encoded in one genomic region:
- a CDS encoding glucan biosynthesis protein, translating into MFPDSSSSSVLTGESCPSRRRLLAALAGSAAVAALGLPGHAAAQDAAPEAEPSAPAPEVAPEAVPEPAPEPVPFSFDVLSDRMQALSKEPYKAAALPDGPLSGLDYDAYRAIRFRPDHSRWADEGTFFRLQAFHPGWLYKEPVEIYELVDGLAEPMHFSAADFEYDGKAADLVPADFEMPGVAGFRLHAPFNRADTFDEVVVFQGASYFRALGQGNVYGLSARGLAVNTASGKTEEFPRFSAFWLERPAPGATSMTIYAALDSQSLTGAYRFIVTPGVNTVMDVTARLFMRENVDQLGIAPLTSMFLLGDNDRGDFDDFRHSVHDSEMLIMNTRDGETCVRPLNNPPRLASSYLAAQDPVSFGLIQRNRSFDDYLDAGAHYERRPSLMVEPVGNWGRGTVRLVEIPSDLEANDNIVAFWVPEQRARKGDAMEYDYRLHWGTNPPGAVGTRAHVVRTLVGRGGVAGAAGSPGLRKFVVDFEGGTLGELPDDADVTAEVYASTGRMEKPVFSRIPDTNTWRLVVDITADTGALVELKAEITGYGQNLTETWLYQWINE; encoded by the coding sequence ATGTTTCCAGACAGTTCCAGTTCTTCGGTGCTTACCGGAGAATCCTGTCCGTCCCGTCGCCGCCTGCTTGCGGCGCTTGCTGGCTCTGCCGCGGTCGCGGCGCTGGGCCTGCCCGGACATGCCGCGGCGCAGGATGCCGCGCCCGAGGCCGAACCCTCCGCACCGGCGCCCGAGGTCGCGCCCGAAGCCGTTCCCGAACCGGCGCCCGAGCCGGTTCCGTTCTCCTTCGACGTGCTGAGCGACCGGATGCAGGCGCTCTCGAAAGAGCCTTACAAGGCCGCCGCACTGCCCGACGGGCCGCTTTCGGGGCTCGATTACGACGCCTATCGCGCGATCCGCTTCCGGCCCGATCATTCGCGCTGGGCCGATGAGGGCACATTCTTCCGTCTGCAGGCCTTCCATCCGGGCTGGCTCTACAAGGAGCCGGTCGAGATCTACGAACTGGTCGACGGCCTCGCCGAGCCGATGCATTTCTCGGCCGCCGATTTCGAGTATGACGGCAAGGCCGCCGACCTGGTCCCGGCCGATTTCGAGATGCCGGGCGTCGCGGGCTTCCGCCTGCATGCGCCCTTCAACCGTGCCGACACCTTCGACGAGGTCGTCGTGTTCCAGGGCGCGAGCTATTTCCGGGCGCTCGGGCAGGGAAATGTCTACGGGCTCAGCGCACGCGGGCTTGCGGTCAACACCGCCTCGGGCAAGACCGAGGAATTCCCCCGCTTCAGCGCCTTCTGGCTGGAACGTCCGGCGCCCGGCGCGACGTCGATGACGATCTATGCCGCGCTCGACAGCCAGTCGCTGACCGGCGCCTACCGCTTCATCGTCACGCCGGGGGTGAACACCGTCATGGACGTGACCGCGCGGCTGTTTATGCGCGAGAATGTCGATCAGCTGGGCATCGCGCCGCTGACCTCGATGTTCCTGCTGGGCGATAACGATCGCGGCGATTTCGACGATTTCCGCCACAGCGTGCATGACAGCGAGATGCTGATCATGAACACCCGGGATGGCGAGACCTGCGTGCGTCCGCTGAACAACCCGCCGCGGCTGGCCAGCTCCTATCTGGCGGCGCAGGACCCGGTCAGCTTCGGCTTGATCCAGCGCAATCGAAGCTTCGACGACTATCTCGATGCGGGGGCGCATTACGAACGCCGTCCCTCGCTGATGGTCGAGCCGGTCGGCAACTGGGGCCGCGGCACGGTGCGGCTGGTCGAGATCCCGTCGGATCTGGAGGCCAATGACAATATCGTCGCCTTCTGGGTGCCCGAGCAACGGGCGCGCAAGGGCGATGCGATGGAATACGATTACCGTCTGCACTGGGGCACCAATCCCCCCGGTGCGGTCGGGACGCGCGCCCATGTGGTGCGCACGCTGGTCGGGCGGGGCGGTGTCGCCGGCGCCGCCGGAAGCCCGGGACTGCGAAAATTCGTGGTCGATTTCGAAGGCGGCACTCTCGGGGAACTTCCGGACGATGCGGACGTTACTGCCGAGGTGTACGCAAGCACGGGCCGGATGGAGAAACCCGTGTTCAGCCGTATCCCGGATACGAATACATGGCGCCTTGTCGTCGACATAACCGCCGATACGGGCGCTCTGGTCGAACTCAAGGCCGAAATTACGGGGTACGGGCAAAACCTGACCGAAACCTGGCTCTACCAATGGATCAACGAATGA